The DNA segment CCGGCGATGTGGTGCTGGTGAAGGGCTCGCGCGGCATGCGCATGGAAGCCATCGTCACCGGCCTGCAACGCCTCGCCGAAAACCGCGTTTCGAGCGAAACAGAACATCGTAAAGCAGCTTGATGAGGAGTTAGGAATCAGGAGATAGGAATTAGGAAATTCTTGTTCTCCCTATCTCCTAATTCCTAACTCCTACCCCCTAACCCCTTGAGTCCCCATGATCCCCTGGTTGCTGCAGCACCTGATTCCGCTCGCGGAGCAGATGGAACAGCACACCGTGGGCAACTCCCGCGTGAATTTGACTGCGCGGGCAGCGCTCGCTGCGGTCACTTCGTTCCTCGCGGCCGTGTTGTTCGGGCCCATCGCCATTCGCTGGCTGCAGGGGCGGTTTCGGGAACGGATCGACAGCGCCTCGCAGACGCTCAACAAGCTGCACGCCAACAAGAAGGGCACCCCGACGATGGGGGGCCTGTTCATCATGGCGTCTGTCGTCACTGCCAGCCTGATCTGGGCTGATCTTTCTAATCGCTATGTGCAGATTGGCTTGTTCATTGCCGTCGCCTTCGCGGCCCTCGGTGCGACCGATGACTGGGTCAAACTCAGCACCAGCAAACGGGGCCTTTCCGCGCGGCAGAAGTTCGTCGTGCAGTGGCTACTGGCGTTTGTGGCGGCAACCTGGCTGTATTTCGAACAGAAAGACAAGCCCCACGGGCTTGAACTCCTCTCTCCCATCACCACGCATGCGATGTGGCTGGGACTAGGCCTGATTCCCTGGGCGGCCTTCGTCATCGTATCGACTTCGAACGGCGTGAACCTCACCGACGGACTCGACGGCCTTGCCACCGGCTGCTCGGTTTTCGCCGGCACGGCGTTTGTCGCTCTGACCTATCTGGCTGGACACAGCAGTCTGGCGAACTATCTGAATATCCCCTTCATGCCTGGCTCCGGGGAACTGAGCATCGTGATCGGCTCGCTGGTCGGTGCGATGATGGGATTCCTCTGGTTCAACTGCTACCCCGCTCAAGTCTTCATGGGGGACACCGGTTCCTTGCCCATCGGCGCTTTGCTGGCCTTGGCCGCCCTGGTCACTCGTCAGGAAGTGTTGCTGGTGATTATTGGCGGCGTGTTTGTGATCGAAACGCTGAGCGTCATTTTGCAGGTGAGCTGTTATCGCCTCACCGGAAAACGACTCATCGCCTGCAGCCCGTTGCACAATCACTTCGTGTTTCGCGGCGTGCATGAAATCAAGATTGTCACCCGCTTCTGGATCGGCTCCGCCGTCCTGGCGATCCTCGGCATGGTGACGTTGAAAATTCAGTAGAGAGCATTTCAACCCGGCGAGCGGGGGGTGTTAACCCCCTGTTTCTCCTCCTTGAAGTCCGTGAAACAGGGGACTCACGTCCCCCGCTCGCCAGTTTGAGACCAACAAGGGCACTTCCATGACTCCGGCATTTCACAAGCTGATGTTGTCCGTCGCAGTCATGTGCCTGCTCGCTGCGGCGTACTCGTGCAGTTCGACGATGACCGCGCGGCATCAGACGCACGGAGGGATTCGTTATACGATTGCGCCGGACGAACGCTTCAATCGCGTGGAAAAAGGCAAAAACGGCAGTCTGATGTACGACTCGCCGGAGCTGACAGTGGTGTGCGAGAACGGCCAGCTCAAGATCAACGGCGTGCCCTGCGGCCAGGTCAATAAAGGAGATCACGTCGAGATCACCGACGTGTTCACAGTCATGGTCAACGGCC comes from the Planctomicrobium piriforme genome and includes:
- the mraY gene encoding phospho-N-acetylmuramoyl-pentapeptide-transferase gives rise to the protein MIPWLLQHLIPLAEQMEQHTVGNSRVNLTARAALAAVTSFLAAVLFGPIAIRWLQGRFRERIDSASQTLNKLHANKKGTPTMGGLFIMASVVTASLIWADLSNRYVQIGLFIAVAFAALGATDDWVKLSTSKRGLSARQKFVVQWLLAFVAATWLYFEQKDKPHGLELLSPITTHAMWLGLGLIPWAAFVIVSTSNGVNLTDGLDGLATGCSVFAGTAFVALTYLAGHSSLANYLNIPFMPGSGELSIVIGSLVGAMMGFLWFNCYPAQVFMGDTGSLPIGALLALAALVTRQEVLLVIIGGVFVIETLSVILQVSCYRLTGKRLIACSPLHNHFVFRGVHEIKIVTRFWIGSAVLAILGMVTLKIQ